One genomic region from Rosa rugosa chromosome 1, drRosRugo1.1, whole genome shotgun sequence encodes:
- the LOC133710639 gene encoding protein arginine N-methyltransferase PRMT10 gives MGSCANGVVSDQSGATSNGRASVDKGVDFANYFCTYAFLYHQKEMLSDRVRMDAYYNAVFQNKHHFNGKVVLDVGTGSGILAIWSAQAGARKVYAVEATNMAEHARELVKANNVQDVVEVIQGSMEDVQLPEKVDVIISEWMGYFLLRESMFDSVICARDRWLKPTGVMYPSHARMWVAPIRSGLGDQKQNDYESSMEDWYRFTDETQSYYGVDMGALTKPFAEEQKKYYLQTSLWNNLHPNQVIGTAAILREIDCLTASVSDILEVRSNFLSTVTLPNTRLCGFAGWFDVHFRGRKEVPAQNEIELTTAPSVDNGTHWGQQVFLLNPPIRVTEGDNLNGSFSMKRNKENHRLMEVEFNSEVKQYSGQLLPPFRNRYFIE, from the exons ATGGGGAGCTGCGCAAACGGCGTCGTTTCAGACCAAAGCGGCGCCACCAGCAATGGCCGCGCGTCGGTGGACAAAGGCGTCGACTTTGCCAATTACTTCTGCACCTACGCCTTCCTCTACCACCAGAAGGAGATGCTCTCCGATCGTGTTCGCATGGACGCTTACTACAACGCCGTCTTCCAGAACAAGCACCACTTCAATGGCAAG GTTGTGTTGGATGTGGGAACTGGGAGTGGCATTCTCGCAATTTGGTCTGCGCAAGCTGGTGCTAGGAAGGTGTATGCTGTGGAAGCCACTAACATGGCGGAACATGCGCGCGAGCTTGTGAAAGCGAATAATGTGCAAGACGTGGTTGAGGTGATTCAGGGCTCTATGGAGGATGTTCAGCTTCCAGAGAAAG TTGATGTGATAATTTCAGAGTGGATGGGGTATTTCCTACTGCGTGAGTCGATGTTTGACTCTGTGATATGTGCCCGTGACCGATGGTTGAAGCCAACTGGAGTCAT GTATCCTAGTCATGCTCGTATGTGGGTGGCACCTATTAGGTCTGGGTTAGGAgatcaaaaacaaaatgattATGAATCATCGATGGAAGACTGGTATCGTTTCACAGATGAAACACAATCTTATTATGGTGTTGATATGGGTGCTCTAACAAAACCTTTCGCTGAAGAGCAGAAGAAATACTATCTTCAG ACATCATTGTGGAACAACCTTCATCCCAACCAAGTTATAGGGACAGCTGCTATACTAAGAGAGATTGATTGTTTAACTGCCTCTGTCAGTGACATCCTTGAAGTGAGATCAAACTTTTTATCTACAGTAACTCTTCCGAACACAAGGCTCTGTGGGTTCGCAGGATGGTTTGATGTTCATTTCCGA GGACGCAAGGAGGTTCCAGCCCAGAATGAAATTGAGTTGACCACTGCTCCCAGTGTAGATAATGGCACACACTGGGGCCAACAG GTTTTCCTCTTGAACCCTCCAATCCGTGTCACTGAAGGGGATAATCTGAATGGTTCTTTCTCAATGAAGCGCAACAAGGAAAATCATCGTTTGATGGAGGTTGAGTTTAACAGCGAGGTCAAACAGTATTCAGGACAGCTACTCCCACCTTTCAGAAATAGATATTTCATAGAGTGA
- the LOC133744908 gene encoding uncharacterized protein LOC133744908: MVCNLAIEVIQPEDREFKNTAPQILRDSRYMPHFKDCISAIDGVHVRASIRPADQIPYIGRKGMPTQNIMAACNFDMQFIFACAGWEGTAHDTRIFLSAIRNPKWNFPNPPSGKYYLVDAGYPQMKGYLGPYKNNTYHLPDFRRCGGPTGPKEVFNYVHSSLRSVIERTFGVWKKKWKILRDMPNYPFDKQVKIIIATMALHNYIRRHAESDKHFDKHGNENSTMANETTDIYRGGYTRSSS; encoded by the exons ATGGTGTGTAACTTGGCTATAGAAGTCATACAGCCAGAGGATCGTGAGTTCAAGAACACTGCACCACAGATATTGAGGGATTCTAGATATATGCCTCATTTTAAG GATTGCATCAGTGCCATAGACGGTGTACATGTTCGTGCTTCAATTCGTCCTGCAGATCAAATACCCTATATTGGAAGAAAAGGGATGCCGACCCAAAACATAATGGCTGCATGTAACTTTGATATGCAATTCATATTTGCATGTGCAGGTTGGGAAGGCACTGCACATGATACAAGGATTTTCTTATCAGCCATACGGAATCCTAAGTGGAATTTTCCCAACCCTCCTAGTG GAAAATATTATTTAGTTGATGCAGGATACCCCCAAATGAAAGGGTACTTGGGACCATATAAAAATAACACATATCATCTTCCAGATTTTCGTAGATGTGGTGGCCCGACAGGCCCTAAGGAGGTATTCAACTACGTGCACTCTTCTCTCAGAAGCGTCATTGAACGCACTTTTGGAGTCTGGAAGAAAAAGTGGAAGATTTTAAGGGATATGCCTAACTATCCATTTGACAAGCAGGTGAAGATAATCATTGCAACCATGGCACTTCATAACTACATAAGGAGACATGCTGAAAGTGATAAACATTTTGATAAACATGGAAATGAGAATAGCACTATGGCTAATGAGACCACCGATATATATAGAGGAGGAtacacaaggagttcatcgtaG